A single region of the Salvelinus sp. IW2-2015 linkage group LG20, ASM291031v2, whole genome shotgun sequence genome encodes:
- the LOC111981793 gene encoding ferritin, middle subunit-like: MKMESQVRQNYHNDCEVAINRMINMEMFASYTYTSMAFYFSRDDVALSGFAHFFKENSDEEREHADKLLSFQNKRGGRIVLQDIKKPERDEWGNGLEAMQCALQLEKNVNQALLDLHKIASDKVDSHLCDFLETHYLNEQVDAIKKLGDHITNLTKMDAVNNKMAEYLFDKHTLGGQS, encoded by the exons ATGAAAATGGAGTCTCAGGTCCGCCAGAACTATCACAACGATTGCGAAGTTGCAATCAACCGGATGATCAACATGGAGATGTTTGCCTCTTATACCTACACATCAATG GCTTTCTATTTCTCCCGTGACGATGTGGCTCTGTCTGGCTTCGCGCATTTCTTCAAGGAGAACAGCGACGAGGAGCGGGAGCACGCCGACAAGCTACTCTCCTTCCAGAACAAGAGAGGTGGACGCATTGTCCTTCAGGACATCAAG AAGCCAGAACGTGATGAGTGGGGCAATGGGCTGGAGGCCATGCAGTGTGCTCTGCAGCTTGAGAAGAATGTGAACCAGGCCCTGCTGGACCTGCACAAGATTGCTTCGGACAAGGTTGACTCCCAT CTGTGTGACTTCCTGGAGACCCATTACCTGAACGAGCAGGTGGATGCCATTAAGAAGCTGGGAGACCACATTACCAACCTCACCAAGATGGATGCTGTCAACAACAAGATGGCAGAGTACCTGTTTGACAAGCACACCCTGGGAGGCCAGAGCTAA